A genomic stretch from Polaromonas hydrogenivorans includes:
- a CDS encoding tripartite tricarboxylate transporter substrate binding protein, producing MRPIQWIATLVMGCGVLGTLHAQPASLPNLAWPTKPVRVVVPFPPGGIVDTVTRQLQTRLQAALGQPLVIDNRSGAGGSVGALEVARATPDGHTLLMVFDSYATYPLVYPKLGFDVNRDLVPVTQIVSNPLILVVNSKVPAQDLRSFVSLLKAKPGSFNYASVGSGSSNHLTAELFKSVTGTFITHIPYRGGGPAQQDLIGGQVEMMFLSAVLAQPYVKAGKLKALAQTGAQRVPAYANVPTVAESGVKGLEVNSWVGMLAPAGTPRPIVDRLQIEIRKIMNEPEFVARLKEQGLTAIGSTPEQFGVALKTEQEKWARLIRDRGLSLE from the coding sequence ATGCGCCCAATTCAATGGATCGCCACGCTTGTGATGGGCTGCGGTGTGCTTGGCACGCTGCATGCACAACCAGCATCTTTGCCAAATCTTGCATGGCCAACCAAACCGGTGCGCGTCGTGGTGCCGTTTCCTCCTGGTGGCATTGTCGATACCGTGACCCGCCAGCTACAGACTCGTCTGCAAGCAGCCTTGGGTCAACCCTTGGTGATTGACAACCGCAGCGGGGCAGGTGGCTCGGTCGGTGCCCTCGAAGTGGCGCGAGCTACACCCGATGGGCATACGCTACTCATGGTATTTGACAGCTATGCCACCTACCCGCTGGTCTATCCCAAGCTGGGCTTTGACGTGAATCGGGATTTGGTACCTGTAACCCAGATTGTCAGCAATCCGCTAATTCTGGTCGTCAACTCCAAAGTACCTGCGCAGGATTTGCGCTCCTTCGTTAGCCTGCTAAAAGCCAAACCAGGCAGCTTCAACTATGCCAGCGTGGGTTCGGGTTCCAGTAATCACCTGACAGCAGAGCTTTTCAAAAGTGTCACCGGCACCTTCATCACCCATATTCCGTACCGGGGTGGCGGACCGGCACAGCAGGATCTCATCGGCGGGCAGGTTGAAATGATGTTCTTGTCGGCAGTGCTGGCCCAGCCTTATGTCAAGGCTGGAAAGCTTAAAGCCTTGGCCCAGACAGGTGCTCAGCGCGTGCCAGCGTATGCGAACGTGCCAACGGTGGCGGAATCCGGAGTCAAGGGTTTGGAGGTCAATTCATGGGTTGGCATGCTGGCGCCTGCCGGCACACCACGCCCGATCGTGGATCGTTTGCAGATTGAAATCCGAAAGATTATGAACGAACCTGAATTTGTGGCTCGTCTCAAAGAACAAGGGCTCACCGCCATCGGAAGCACTCCTGAGCAGTTCGGTGTGGCACTAAAAACTGAACAAGAAAAGTGGGCACGCCTGATTCGTGACCGCGGTTTAAGCCTGGAGTGA
- a CDS encoding aldehyde dehydrogenase family protein, whose product MSLKDIAAAAGLRTPVRHQLFINGQFVDAESGETLATLNPHDNSVITQVAMAGRADVDKAVAAAHKAFPSWSRMAAMDRGRILLKLADLIEDNAEELARLESLDTGHPLRDSRMLDVPRTAVTYRYFGGMADKFHGEQIPVEAGFLNYTLREPVGVVGQVVPWNFPLMFTSWKMAPALAAGNCVVLKPAEITPLSSLKIAELMAEAGIPDGVVNIIPGLGAVAGQYIAEHPEIAKVAFTGSTATGRRIVEASAGNLKKVQLELGGKGANIVFEDANLIAAVNGAAWAIFHNQGQACIAGSRLVLHEKIADAFLEKFIPLARSIRLGNPLDPNTEMGPLTSLQHRDRVLSYVDVARSQGGEILSGGNAPGGDLARGCYVEPTIVRAASWKDRVAQEEVFGPFVTVITFKDDAEALQIANSTEYGLGGGLWTNNLQRAHKFARDMRNGMVWINCYKRVNPGSPFGGVGASGYGREMGFDAMREYTQVKSIWVNVDAQLAPHYLR is encoded by the coding sequence ATGAGTCTCAAAGACATTGCGGCCGCCGCAGGCTTGCGCACGCCCGTTCGCCACCAGTTGTTCATCAATGGGCAGTTTGTTGATGCCGAATCTGGCGAGACGCTGGCTACCCTCAATCCGCACGACAACTCGGTCATTACTCAAGTTGCCATGGCGGGCCGCGCCGATGTGGACAAGGCTGTAGCTGCAGCGCACAAAGCCTTTCCGTCCTGGAGCCGCATGGCGGCAATGGATCGTGGCCGGATTTTGCTTAAGCTGGCGGATTTGATTGAAGACAACGCAGAAGAGCTGGCGCGTCTGGAGTCGCTCGATACAGGCCACCCTCTTCGCGACTCACGGATGCTGGACGTGCCGCGTACAGCCGTGACCTACCGCTATTTCGGCGGTATGGCCGACAAGTTCCATGGCGAGCAGATTCCGGTTGAAGCCGGTTTTCTGAACTACACGCTGCGTGAGCCGGTCGGTGTGGTCGGGCAGGTGGTGCCCTGGAATTTCCCGCTGATGTTCACAAGCTGGAAGATGGCTCCGGCCCTGGCCGCAGGAAACTGCGTGGTACTCAAGCCCGCTGAAATCACCCCCCTGTCATCGCTCAAAATTGCCGAGCTGATGGCCGAAGCCGGGATACCCGATGGCGTGGTCAACATCATTCCGGGCCTGGGAGCGGTGGCGGGCCAATACATTGCCGAGCATCCGGAGATTGCCAAGGTGGCCTTCACCGGCAGTACGGCAACGGGTCGCCGCATCGTGGAGGCGAGCGCGGGCAACCTGAAGAAGGTACAGCTGGAACTGGGTGGAAAAGGCGCCAACATCGTTTTCGAGGATGCGAACCTGATAGCTGCCGTCAACGGCGCTGCCTGGGCCATCTTTCACAACCAGGGCCAGGCCTGCATTGCCGGATCGCGCCTGGTGCTGCACGAAAAAATTGCTGATGCGTTCCTGGAGAAGTTCATTCCTCTGGCGCGCAGCATTCGTCTGGGCAATCCACTGGACCCCAACACCGAAATGGGTCCGCTGACCAGCCTGCAGCACCGTGACCGCGTGCTCAGTTATGTCGACGTGGCACGAAGTCAAGGCGGGGAAATCCTGTCGGGTGGCAATGCACCCGGTGGCGATCTTGCAAGGGGTTGCTATGTCGAGCCGACCATCGTGCGCGCTGCTTCCTGGAAGGACCGCGTGGCGCAAGAAGAGGTCTTCGGTCCCTTTGTCACCGTCATCACTTTCAAGGACGACGCAGAAGCCCTGCAGATCGCCAACAGCACCGAGTACGGCCTCGGGGGAGGCCTGTGGACCAATAACTTGCAGCGTGCGCACAAATTTGCCCGCGATATGAGGAACGGCATGGTCTGGATCAACTGCTACAAGCGGGTGAACCCTGGCTCTCCGTTCGGTGGCGTGGGTGCTTCAGGCTACGGCCGTGAAATGGGCTTTGATGCGATGCGCGAATACACCCAGGTCAAAAGTATCTGGGTCAATGTGGACGCACAACTCGCGCCCCATTACCTGCGGTAA
- a CDS encoding hydroxyquinol 1,2-dioxygenase, with protein MNAPTELAKVIASQPDATLGYKDFQLGSFGFRRDEYFAHIAWKTRDGRPLSHTMDIGSFLRALMRDVGWGFFYGGVNFDDVFGTVNHYSSVDMQAGAFNGTMKAAGVDLLENFPTEQIRATFEQILNDWTNACFDPFAAPQETGTPYGRKNGNNTPAITRARELASRCVGLKGDLNLRSDERGAPVNRGFADVPQDQPELHPEPGFENEVHAFNLFGFLSRSQVTWNPSFTSVVKHSYMCPTTEEHILPIMHSNDRVEWFFQMSDEIAWDCADKNTGKPLARVIMKAGDMAAMPAYCRHQGYSPKRSMLLVWENGSPKLVYEIQNGEAPEVPVSF; from the coding sequence ATGAACGCACCTACAGAACTTGCCAAAGTCATTGCTTCTCAGCCCGATGCCACCCTGGGCTACAAGGATTTTCAACTGGGCTCGTTTGGCTTTCGCCGCGACGAATATTTTGCCCACATCGCCTGGAAAACCAGAGACGGTCGCCCCCTGTCGCACACCATGGATATTGGTAGCTTTCTGCGCGCGCTGATGCGCGATGTCGGTTGGGGCTTCTTTTATGGTGGCGTGAACTTTGACGATGTCTTCGGTACCGTCAACCATTACAGTTCGGTAGATATGCAGGCTGGTGCCTTCAACGGCACCATGAAGGCGGCCGGGGTTGACCTGTTGGAAAACTTTCCAACCGAACAGATTCGCGCCACTTTCGAGCAAATTCTGAATGATTGGACCAACGCCTGTTTTGACCCCTTTGCTGCACCACAAGAAACGGGCACGCCCTACGGACGTAAGAATGGCAACAACACCCCAGCCATTACCCGTGCTCGTGAATTGGCTTCTCGTTGCGTAGGTCTTAAGGGTGACCTGAATTTACGAAGCGATGAGCGAGGTGCACCAGTGAACCGCGGTTTTGCCGATGTACCTCAGGACCAGCCAGAATTGCATCCAGAGCCTGGTTTTGAAAACGAAGTGCATGCCTTCAACCTGTTTGGTTTCCTGAGCCGCTCACAGGTCACCTGGAACCCCTCGTTCACCAGTGTGGTCAAGCACAGCTACATGTGCCCCACGACCGAAGAGCATATTCTGCCCATCATGCACTCGAACGATCGCGTCGAGTGGTTCTTCCAGATGAGCGACGAGATCGCCTGGGATTGTGCCGACAAGAACACCGGAAAGCCTCTGGCGCGCGTGATCATGAAGGCCGGTGACATGGCCGCCATGCCCGCGTACTGCCGCCATCAGGGCTACAGCCCGAAGCGTTCCATGCTACTGGTGTGGGAAAACGGTTCGCCCAAGCTGGTCTATGAAATCCAGAACGGCGAAGCACCGGAAGTCCCGGTCTCGTTCTGA
- a CDS encoding hydroxyquinol 1,2-dioxygenase, whose translation MTVQYETKFGSLKSYEKGRVEAIDDDVKHYAFSNCFEIANKSAPYQKVVFGQNQIYVLEALRSEGVSPWFTCAHDEFALNMDTDVEVHLIKLDAAQTVQDPEKDGAVLVQGEPRGQKMGWMKLRRGHQGMLPKNTAYQFRATEPGVLVLQTCKGDLSVEKWADICQTT comes from the coding sequence ATGACTGTGCAATACGAAACGAAATTCGGTTCCCTCAAGAGCTATGAAAAAGGCCGTGTGGAGGCCATCGATGATGATGTCAAGCATTACGCATTTTCAAATTGCTTTGAAATTGCGAACAAATCCGCCCCTTATCAAAAGGTGGTGTTCGGTCAAAACCAGATTTACGTGCTCGAAGCACTGCGCAGCGAAGGCGTTTCTCCCTGGTTCACCTGCGCGCATGACGAATTTGCATTGAACATGGACACCGATGTCGAGGTCCATCTCATCAAACTCGACGCTGCACAGACCGTGCAGGACCCAGAAAAAGATGGTGCCGTGCTGGTGCAAGGCGAACCCAGGGGCCAGAAGATGGGGTGGATGAAGCTCAGGCGTGGCCACCAGGGCATGCTGCCCAAGAACACCGCCTACCAGTTTCGCGCCACGGAGCCAGGCGTGCTGGTCCTGCAGACCTGCAAGGGCGATTTATCGGTGGAAAAGTGGGCCGATATTTGCCAAACCACCTGA
- a CDS encoding LysR family transcriptional regulator produces MDRLQNIEAFVRVAQTQSFAEAARQLRVSRSVITTRIKQLEEYVGAPLFHRSTRMVRLSEVGQAYLLDCTELVGRANDIVDQMRDVSHSLSGTLRIHALPGLVLGNFGVLHSFRSAYPDIRLDLIVSDAVIDPIKAGVDCALQIFPPATTELIARHLFSVRRVFCATPQYLQGHGTPKVPRDLHNHKLGLYSGYPTRDQWTFHHDSEEVTLYLKASLLTNSVHLLREYALDHAGIVCLPTLVAEDAILKGDLRIVLAEHLLSSFWLSAVYAATSRNAFKLRLFIEHISSKFSRIPPWDAALIERGILPSRLVEA; encoded by the coding sequence ATGGATCGACTACAAAATATCGAAGCCTTTGTACGGGTTGCACAAACGCAAAGCTTTGCAGAAGCCGCCCGGCAGTTGCGTGTTTCTCGCTCGGTAATCACTACCCGGATCAAGCAATTGGAAGAGTATGTGGGCGCGCCACTGTTTCACCGTAGCACGCGCATGGTGCGTCTCAGCGAAGTCGGTCAAGCCTATTTGCTCGATTGCACGGAACTGGTGGGACGTGCCAATGACATTGTGGATCAAATGCGCGATGTCAGTCATTCGCTTTCAGGAACGCTCAGGATCCATGCCTTGCCCGGTTTGGTACTGGGAAACTTTGGCGTGCTTCACAGCTTTCGCAGCGCTTATCCGGATATCCGCTTGGACCTGATAGTCAGTGATGCCGTCATCGACCCCATCAAGGCAGGGGTGGACTGTGCCTTGCAAATTTTCCCTCCGGCGACGACTGAACTCATCGCACGCCACTTGTTTTCTGTACGCCGCGTCTTTTGCGCCACACCGCAGTACCTCCAGGGACACGGCACTCCCAAGGTCCCACGAGACCTGCACAACCATAAGCTGGGGTTGTATTCAGGCTACCCGACCCGGGATCAATGGACTTTTCATCATGACAGTGAAGAGGTCACGCTCTATCTGAAAGCATCCTTGCTGACCAACAGCGTGCATCTACTGCGTGAATATGCACTGGATCACGCTGGCATCGTGTGCCTGCCCACCTTGGTAGCGGAAGACGCCATTTTGAAAGGCGATCTGCGGATTGTTCTTGCGGAACATCTCTTGTCCTCGTTCTGGCTCAGCGCTGTCTATGCGGCCACCTCGCGCAATGCCTTCAAGTTGCGCTTGTTCATAGAACATATTTCGTCAAAGTTCTCACGCATTCCGCCCTGGGATGCAGCCCTGATCGAGCGGGGTATCTTGCCTTCTCGATTGGTTGAGGCTTGA
- a CDS encoding IS110 family transposase — protein sequence MPKTVRKSPEASPASKAKPIRKRAKTASLSIAYPNACGIDIGATSHFVAVPADRDAEPVQEFAAFTADLERLVRWLRQCAITAVAMESTGVYWIPLFEMLDAAGFEVHLVNARHVRSVPGRKSDVLDCQWLQQLMSYGLLRGGFRPPEEVCALRAVWRHRDMLLSYQARHVQHLQKAMTQMNVQLHHVISDIMGVTGQAIVRAIVAGERDAATLAKLRDRRIKADEAEVAAALQGNWRDEHLFTLKQALALIDTYAVQITECDGKLQQLLANLKGHELPEDGLGAPKRGTPAKNSVGFDARTSLFEASGVDLTRIPGIDTSTALKVISEIGVDLARFPTVKHFTSWLGLCPGTKISGGKVLSSATKPCANRAAQALRMAAQALRKSQTALGAHHRRLCSRMDKPKAITASAHKLARLVYFMLTKGQAFVEAGQDEYEERYRQRVVQNLAKRAREMGFELKPKELRPA from the coding sequence ATGCCCAAGACTGTCAGAAAATCACCCGAGGCCTCACCTGCATCCAAAGCCAAGCCGATTCGCAAGCGAGCCAAGACGGCAAGCTTGAGCATCGCCTACCCCAACGCCTGCGGCATCGACATCGGTGCCACCAGCCATTTCGTCGCCGTTCCTGCGGACCGGGATGCTGAGCCAGTACAGGAATTTGCCGCCTTCACCGCCGATCTTGAGCGCCTGGTGCGGTGGCTGCGCCAGTGCGCCATCACGGCCGTGGCGATGGAGTCCACCGGTGTGTACTGGATACCCTTGTTCGAGATGCTCGATGCCGCAGGGTTTGAAGTCCACCTGGTCAACGCCCGCCACGTCAGGAGTGTGCCTGGACGCAAGAGCGACGTGCTGGACTGTCAGTGGCTGCAGCAACTGATGAGTTATGGGTTGCTGCGCGGCGGCTTTCGACCGCCTGAGGAGGTCTGCGCCCTGCGTGCCGTCTGGCGTCACCGCGACATGCTGCTGTCCTACCAGGCACGCCATGTCCAGCATTTGCAGAAGGCGATGACGCAGATGAATGTGCAGTTGCACCACGTCATCTCCGACATCATGGGGGTGACCGGCCAGGCCATCGTGCGCGCCATCGTCGCTGGCGAGCGCGATGCCGCCACCCTGGCCAAGCTGCGGGACCGTCGCATCAAGGCTGACGAGGCCGAAGTCGCAGCCGCGCTACAGGGCAACTGGCGCGACGAGCACCTGTTTACCCTCAAGCAGGCGCTGGCCTTGATTGACACCTACGCCGTGCAGATCACCGAGTGCGACGGCAAACTGCAACAGTTGCTGGCCAACCTGAAAGGCCACGAGTTACCCGAGGACGGCCTGGGTGCGCCCAAGCGTGGCACTCCGGCGAAGAACTCGGTGGGCTTTGACGCGCGAACTTCCCTGTTTGAGGCCAGCGGCGTGGACCTGACGCGCATTCCGGGCATCGATACCAGCACCGCGTTGAAAGTCATCAGCGAGATTGGCGTTGATCTGGCACGCTTTCCTACCGTGAAGCACTTCACATCCTGGCTGGGCTTGTGTCCGGGAACGAAGATTTCAGGTGGCAAGGTACTCTCAAGTGCCACCAAGCCCTGTGCTAACCGCGCCGCCCAGGCCTTGCGCATGGCCGCGCAGGCGCTGCGCAAAAGTCAAACTGCACTGGGCGCGCATCACCGCCGACTGTGCTCACGCATGGACAAACCCAAGGCCATCACCGCCAGCGCACACAAGCTGGCGCGGCTGGTGTATTTCATGCTGACCAAGGGTCAGGCCTTTGTCGAGGCCGGGCAGGATGAATACGAAGAACGGTATCGCCAGCGGGTGGTGCAAAATCTGGCCAAGCGAGCCCGTGAAATGGGCTTCGAACTCAAACCCAAGGAACTACGGCCCGCATGA
- a CDS encoding IS3 family transposase, protein MTSVQQRQKLLGLIGKACTDGARLSRACRQIGLSCRSVQRWQRTGAAEGDQRPSGKRRYVCPPNKLREEERQAVMAALNSEAFKDLPPSQVVPRLADTGVYVASESTMYRLLRQEGQLAHRRSERAAQKRSRPRALAATGPDQVFCWDITYLPTQVRGQHFYLYLFEDLFSRKIVGWQVFDGESAELAGQLLRDICARQNIRPGQLTVHSDNGAPMKGETMLATMQRLGVAHTRSRPAVSNDNPYVESAFRTLKYRPQLPVKPFENLLAARRWVTELAHWYNNEHRHSAIGFVTPAQRHAGLDRALLEERSLVYERARQENPQRWSGQARQWAHVDTVHLNPETEQQTKEPEHKQKTA, encoded by the coding sequence ATGACGTCCGTCCAGCAGCGCCAAAAGTTGCTCGGCCTGATCGGCAAAGCCTGCACCGACGGGGCACGTTTGAGCCGGGCTTGCCGCCAGATCGGCCTGTCGTGCCGCAGCGTGCAGCGCTGGCAGCGCACGGGGGCGGCCGAGGGGGACCAGCGCCCTTCGGGCAAGCGGCGCTACGTGTGCCCACCGAACAAGCTGCGTGAAGAAGAGCGCCAGGCCGTGATGGCCGCGCTCAACAGCGAAGCGTTCAAGGACTTGCCACCGAGTCAAGTCGTGCCTCGCCTGGCGGACACAGGCGTCTATGTAGCCTCGGAGTCCACGATGTACCGCCTGCTGCGACAGGAGGGCCAACTGGCCCACCGGCGCTCGGAACGCGCAGCGCAAAAGCGCAGCCGGCCGCGCGCCCTGGCCGCGACCGGGCCCGATCAGGTGTTTTGCTGGGATATTACGTATCTGCCGACCCAGGTGCGCGGCCAGCACTTTTACCTGTACCTGTTCGAGGACTTGTTCAGCCGCAAGATTGTCGGCTGGCAGGTGTTCGATGGCGAGAGCGCCGAGCTGGCCGGCCAGTTGCTGCGAGACATCTGTGCGCGGCAAAACATTCGCCCGGGCCAGCTGACGGTGCATTCGGACAATGGCGCGCCGATGAAGGGCGAGACCATGCTCGCCACCATGCAGCGCCTGGGCGTGGCCCACACGCGCAGCCGGCCGGCGGTCAGCAACGACAATCCGTACGTGGAATCGGCGTTCAGAACGCTGAAGTACCGCCCCCAGCTACCCGTCAAGCCGTTTGAAAACCTGCTGGCCGCGCGGCGTTGGGTCACGGAGTTGGCGCACTGGTACAACAACGAGCATCGCCACAGCGCCATCGGCTTCGTGACACCGGCACAGCGCCATGCCGGCCTGGACAGGGCCTTGCTTGAAGAGCGCTCGCTCGTCTATGAACGGGCCCGCCAGGAAAATCCTCAACGCTGGTCAGGGCAGGCCCGCCAGTGGGCGCATGTCGATACCGTTCACCTCAACCCTGAAACCGAGCAACAAACCAAGGAGCCTGAACACAAGCAAAAAACAGCCTGA
- a CDS encoding transposase, with the protein MHRKPHSHHSPEFKEQALLKARHRGTRSILSIASELNMSPGTLKRWVLDSAKAGEQAPGETSPALDGPAAAWSPAQRLTALQESYPLNGSALAAWCREHGVFEHQLTQWREEFCTPAVPASREASSAFRELQRQHEQLQRELRRKEKALAEVAALLVLQKNFQALLEGADK; encoded by the coding sequence ATGCACAGAAAACCTCATTCACATCACTCCCCCGAATTCAAGGAGCAGGCGCTTCTCAAAGCGCGGCATCGCGGTACGCGTTCAATTCTGAGCATTGCCAGCGAGCTGAACATGTCTCCTGGCACCCTCAAGAGATGGGTGCTGGATTCAGCCAAGGCTGGCGAACAGGCACCCGGCGAGACAAGCCCTGCGCTGGACGGACCTGCAGCGGCCTGGTCACCCGCACAGCGCCTGACGGCCTTGCAGGAAAGCTACCCATTGAATGGCTCAGCCCTGGCGGCATGGTGCCGCGAGCATGGCGTCTTCGAGCACCAGCTGACGCAGTGGCGCGAAGAGTTTTGCACGCCTGCCGTACCCGCCTCGCGCGAGGCGAGCAGCGCCTTTCGAGAGCTGCAGCGCCAGCACGAGCAACTCCAGCGTGAGCTCAGGCGCAAGGAGAAAGCGCTGGCCGAGGTGGCTGCACTGCTGGTGCTGCAAAAAAACTTCCAGGCGCTGCTGGAGGGCGCGGACAAATGA
- a CDS encoding IS110 family transposase has protein sequence MAMRKREDEVFPNAAGIDIGASSHWVAVPAHLADDPVREYGAMTDDLNAMADWLLACGVDTVALESTGVYWIPVHEVLEQRGLKVWLVDARQMKYVPGRKSDVQDCQWLQKLMSLGFLRAAWRPAEEACVVRAIVRQREVLLIEQASWVQRMQKALVQMNIQLTEVLTDVMGMTGQAIIRDIVAGERDPQALARHRHSRVKASAEKITKALTGNWREEHLFVLAQALAMYDSLAVRIAECDAKLDTLLAPLGQHEVQLAGPTKRAGKNTPGFDLRTALARWAGVDLTRINGLAVTSVLTVLSEIGPDLSRFANVKHFCSWLCLCPGTKISGGKVLSARTRRSTNRVRQALKLAAMSLSRNGSALGAFYRRLCARMDKPRANTAVAHKLARMVYFMLTRGEDYVDQGQQHYEEQQRQRSIAALQRRATVLGFVITPVSSTA, from the coding sequence ATGGCAATGCGAAAGCGAGAAGACGAGGTGTTTCCCAATGCCGCGGGCATTGACATCGGCGCATCGAGCCACTGGGTGGCGGTGCCCGCGCATCTGGCCGATGATCCGGTGCGCGAGTACGGCGCGATGACGGACGACTTGAACGCGATGGCCGACTGGCTGCTCGCGTGCGGCGTGGACACGGTGGCGCTGGAATCCACGGGCGTGTACTGGATCCCGGTGCACGAGGTGCTCGAGCAGCGCGGCCTGAAGGTCTGGCTGGTCGATGCGCGGCAGATGAAGTACGTGCCCGGGCGCAAGAGCGACGTGCAGGACTGCCAGTGGCTGCAAAAGCTCATGAGCCTGGGCTTCCTGCGCGCGGCCTGGCGGCCTGCCGAGGAGGCGTGCGTGGTGCGCGCCATCGTGCGCCAGCGCGAGGTGCTGCTCATCGAGCAGGCCAGCTGGGTGCAGCGAATGCAAAAGGCGCTGGTGCAGATGAACATCCAGCTCACCGAGGTGCTCACCGATGTCATGGGCATGACCGGGCAGGCCATCATCCGCGACATTGTGGCCGGCGAGCGCGACCCCCAGGCGCTGGCGCGTCACCGCCACAGCCGCGTCAAGGCCAGCGCAGAAAAAATTACGAAAGCGTTGACCGGCAACTGGCGCGAAGAGCACCTGTTCGTGCTGGCGCAGGCGCTGGCGATGTACGACAGCCTGGCGGTGCGCATCGCCGAGTGCGATGCCAAGCTCGATACCTTGCTGGCACCGCTGGGCCAGCATGAAGTTCAACTGGCTGGGCCGACAAAGAGGGCTGGCAAGAACACCCCGGGCTTTGATCTGCGCACAGCCTTGGCGCGCTGGGCGGGGGTGGACCTCACGCGCATCAACGGACTGGCCGTAACCTCGGTGCTGACGGTGCTCTCCGAAATTGGCCCCGACCTGAGCCGTTTCGCCAACGTCAAGCACTTTTGTTCCTGGCTGTGTTTGTGTCCAGGCACCAAGATCAGCGGGGGCAAGGTGCTCTCGGCACGCACACGGCGATCTACGAATCGCGTACGCCAGGCACTGAAACTGGCCGCCATGAGTTTGTCGCGCAACGGCTCGGCGCTCGGCGCCTTCTATCGTCGGCTTTGCGCACGCATGGACAAGCCTCGGGCCAATACAGCGGTGGCCCACAAGCTTGCCCGGATGGTCTATTTCATGCTCACACGCGGCGAGGACTACGTCGATCAGGGTCAGCAGCACTATGAAGAGCAGCAGCGCCAGCGATCAATTGCCGCGTTACAGCGCCGTGCCACTGTTCTGGGCTTCGTGATTACACCGGTGTCGTCAACCGCCTAA